In Arthrobacter sp. PAMC25284, a single genomic region encodes these proteins:
- a CDS encoding GtrA family protein, which produces MESPAVPATVPGRPLPGLDSDALLPAATAVLSVTAAAGVVRPPAARRHRGVLRYPLIRQLIRFTGVGVVCTVTSLALYALLRPWIGPQPANAAALIVTSVMNTALNRRLTFKITDRRRMKRDHLSGLTVILVALLLTGGSLAFLHWLRPGATVTEELWTTTLAGFVATAVRFSLLRHWIFRRARHR; this is translated from the coding sequence ATGGAATCCCCTGCCGTCCCGGCCACCGTGCCCGGCCGGCCGCTCCCCGGACTTGACTCAGATGCCTTGCTGCCTGCGGCAACGGCTGTTCTCTCCGTGACAGCCGCGGCGGGCGTTGTCCGCCCGCCTGCTGCCCGTCGCCACCGCGGGGTCCTGCGCTACCCGTTGATCAGACAGCTGATCCGGTTCACCGGCGTCGGCGTCGTGTGCACGGTGACGTCACTGGCCCTCTACGCCCTGCTCAGGCCCTGGATCGGCCCCCAGCCGGCCAACGCTGCCGCCCTTATTGTCACCTCGGTGATGAACACCGCCCTGAACCGGCGTCTGACCTTCAAGATCACTGACCGGCGCCGGATGAAGCGGGATCATCTGAGCGGGCTGACTGTGATCCTTGTGGCGCTGCTGCTCACCGGTGGCAGCCTCGCCTTCCTGCACTGGCTCAGGCCCGGGGCCACGGTGACCGAAGAACTCTGGACCACCACCCTCGCGGGTTTTGTCGCGACAGCGGTGCGTTTCAGCCTCCTGCGGCACTGGATCTTCCGCCGGGCACGGCACCGCTAG
- a CDS encoding DUF1684 domain-containing protein gives MAEQHLYRTHVGDPDDVAEISALDVADWRLRTFALYATVRKIADDNPAEAHSYWRQERDRMFGTHPASALTAPAKSGFDGLKTADYDPIYRFYVPLTKEGAGREMTVETGTDGAVQFVRLGTFDLPEMGQLAVWKLNGYGGGIFVPFRDATAGQPGGTYGAGRYLVDTIKGAFHGVRGSGPQTEYVLDFNFAYNPSCAYNEAWACPLAGPSNRLAVEIPVGELY, from the coding sequence ATGGCGGAACAGCACTTATACAGAACGCATGTCGGAGACCCGGATGACGTGGCGGAGATATCCGCCCTGGACGTCGCGGACTGGCGGCTCCGGACTTTCGCGCTGTATGCCACGGTCCGGAAAATTGCGGACGACAACCCCGCCGAGGCGCATTCCTATTGGCGCCAGGAGCGGGACCGCATGTTCGGGACCCACCCGGCGTCGGCGCTGACCGCCCCCGCCAAGTCAGGCTTCGACGGGCTCAAGACCGCCGACTATGATCCGATCTACCGCTTCTACGTCCCGCTGACGAAGGAGGGGGCAGGCCGGGAGATGACTGTGGAGACCGGGACCGACGGCGCGGTCCAGTTTGTCCGGCTGGGCACCTTCGACCTCCCCGAGATGGGGCAGCTGGCCGTCTGGAAGCTGAACGGCTACGGGGGCGGCATTTTTGTCCCGTTCCGGGATGCCACCGCCGGGCAACCGGGCGGGACCTACGGTGCCGGGCGCTACCTGGTGGACACCATCAAGGGCGCCTTCCACGGGGTCCGTGGGTCCGGGCCGCAGACTGAGTACGTCCTGGACTTCAATTTTGCCTACAATCCCTCCTGCGCCTACAACGAGGCGTGGGCATGCCCCCTCGCCGGCCCGTCCAACCGGCTGGCTGTGGAGATCCCGGTGGGCGAGCTGTACTGA
- a CDS encoding pilus assembly protein TadG-related protein, with the protein MHSVNRDHNRHVENSRPGKRRVGPRGGGARQRGASAVIVALMVPVLFAAAAMTIDVGKLVYERQRLNNALDSAALGGAYLLPGDLLGAQAAALNLAKLNDLQANPAATFWCVIASTGAAKTPDTSQIPGVCNPGTAAGAKCDEKICAVPCSIGLGRTCNTMTLTDAKDVPFAVAPAIGINKGNTGAVAATACVGSCGAVTPNPMDVVLVADRTGSMSTADRNLMVSGIKSTLQTMTKDQKYVALGTIHRSSATPGLCITTGSASATTGPWIPVPFSNDYTLLPAFPGATPALNPISALISGLNCLPASSSGTYLASPMKAAARYLLGLAPNNLASLPARSQPAKKAIIFETDGQPNETAIVGTTSLNDATDIGTTNGTTACNNLKTVAANAKAQGILIVTVAFGAANTAQCAGGGEFVRNVLAAASSPDSTGNPSIADNDCGTAAKRSAENSDGDFFFCAASGTELGPIFVSAVNAISPNSRLIRIPG; encoded by the coding sequence GTGCATTCCGTCAACCGAGATCACAATCGTCATGTCGAAAATTCCCGGCCCGGGAAACGCCGCGTTGGTCCGCGCGGCGGCGGGGCTCGGCAGCGCGGCGCTTCGGCGGTCATCGTTGCCCTGATGGTTCCCGTGCTCTTCGCGGCGGCCGCCATGACCATCGATGTCGGAAAGCTGGTCTACGAGCGGCAACGACTGAACAACGCGCTGGATTCCGCTGCCCTGGGGGGTGCCTACTTGCTCCCGGGTGATCTGCTCGGTGCCCAGGCCGCCGCGTTAAACCTTGCCAAGTTGAACGATCTGCAAGCGAACCCGGCAGCGACCTTCTGGTGTGTCATCGCGTCCACGGGCGCCGCCAAAACCCCGGATACCAGCCAAATTCCGGGAGTCTGCAACCCGGGGACGGCCGCCGGCGCCAAATGCGACGAGAAGATCTGCGCGGTTCCCTGCTCCATCGGACTCGGCCGCACCTGCAACACGATGACGTTGACCGATGCCAAGGATGTGCCCTTCGCTGTGGCCCCGGCCATCGGCATCAACAAAGGAAACACCGGTGCGGTCGCCGCCACGGCGTGCGTCGGGTCGTGCGGCGCGGTCACCCCCAACCCCATGGATGTGGTCCTGGTCGCGGACCGTACCGGCAGCATGAGTACCGCCGATCGAAACCTGATGGTCAGCGGGATCAAGAGCACCCTGCAGACCATGACCAAGGACCAGAAATACGTCGCGCTCGGCACGATCCACCGAAGCAGCGCCACTCCCGGACTCTGCATCACCACCGGCTCGGCATCGGCCACGACCGGCCCGTGGATCCCGGTTCCTTTCTCCAACGACTACACGCTGCTCCCCGCTTTTCCCGGCGCCACGCCCGCTCTGAACCCCATCAGCGCGCTCATCAGTGGTCTGAACTGTCTTCCGGCGTCGAGTTCAGGCACCTACCTCGCCTCGCCGATGAAGGCCGCCGCGCGGTACCTGCTCGGTCTGGCACCCAACAACCTCGCCAGCCTGCCGGCACGCTCCCAGCCGGCAAAGAAGGCCATCATCTTCGAGACCGACGGCCAGCCCAACGAGACGGCCATCGTGGGCACCACGTCCTTGAACGACGCCACCGACATCGGCACCACCAACGGGACCACCGCGTGCAACAACCTCAAGACGGTGGCGGCGAACGCCAAAGCCCAGGGCATCCTGATCGTGACGGTTGCGTTCGGGGCCGCCAACACCGCCCAGTGCGCGGGCGGCGGAGAGTTCGTCCGCAATGTCCTCGCCGCCGCGTCCTCGCCTGACTCGACAGGCAATCCGAGCATCGCCGACAACGACTGCGGGACGGCGGCAAAGCGTTCGGCCGAGAATTCCGACGGGGACTTCTTCTTCTGCGCGGCCAGCGGTACAGAGCTCGGCCCGATCTTCGTCTCGGCCGTGAACGCCATCAGCCCGAACTCCCGCCTGATCCGCATCCCGGGCTGA
- a CDS encoding transglutaminase family protein, whose translation MERTVAARLAFKTTADTKIALAVAVARNAGYTSLEESLSVTSCGVEVPLTELTDHHGGRFHYMEFTDPAEVLVDYAATVAGTAAPEEPGLMELIRYVRPSRYAESDRLLPTAYAEFGGLQGWELLLAVRNWVYSELRYVSGSSRGTDGAVETLLHRRGVCRDFAHLAIALLRSKNIPARLAAVYAPGLSPMDFHAVAEAHINGAWHVIDPTGLAPRESMLRITAGRDSSDTAFLSTIGGSLVLTDLRVMATVSGDLPEEDPARPVIIR comes from the coding sequence ATGGAACGCACCGTAGCCGCCCGCCTGGCTTTCAAAACCACCGCTGACACCAAGATCGCCCTGGCGGTGGCGGTCGCCCGGAATGCCGGCTATACCTCCCTCGAGGAGTCGCTGTCCGTCACATCATGCGGCGTCGAGGTGCCGCTCACGGAACTGACGGATCACCACGGCGGGCGCTTCCACTACATGGAATTCACCGACCCTGCCGAGGTCCTGGTGGACTACGCCGCGACCGTCGCCGGCACCGCTGCGCCCGAAGAGCCGGGACTGATGGAACTCATCCGCTACGTTCGGCCCAGCCGCTACGCCGAATCGGACCGGTTGCTTCCCACCGCGTATGCCGAATTCGGCGGACTCCAGGGCTGGGAACTGCTGCTGGCCGTGCGCAACTGGGTGTACAGCGAACTGCGCTACGTCAGCGGATCCTCGCGGGGGACCGACGGCGCCGTCGAGACCCTGCTGCACCGTCGCGGAGTCTGCCGCGACTTCGCGCATCTCGCCATCGCGTTGCTGCGGTCCAAAAACATCCCTGCCCGGCTGGCCGCCGTGTACGCCCCCGGGCTCAGTCCGATGGACTTCCACGCGGTAGCTGAAGCGCACATCAACGGTGCCTGGCACGTCATCGATCCCACGGGCCTGGCGCCGCGGGAAAGTATGCTGCGGATCACGGCGGGCCGCGACTCCTCGGACACGGCCTTCCTCTCCACCATCGGTGGCAGCCTCGTCCTGACCGACCTCAGGGTCATGGCCACCGTCTCCGGGGACCTGCCGGAAGAGGATCCGGCCCGGCCCGTCATTATCCGCTAG
- a CDS encoding MarR family winged helix-turn-helix transcriptional regulator produces the protein MSHSSGQEPAATAGAGIRLAAETWESLFRAQVAVMRQLQAAPAFKQLALNEYDVLFTLSRCPSGWLRLNELNDHVLLSQSSLSRLVERLEKRGLLERTPSPEDGRGILIRLTAEGRDLQKQIGREHVRDIADLVVPALTAAEQKELLKLTAKLRASVASR, from the coding sequence ATGTCCCACAGTTCCGGACAGGAGCCCGCCGCCACGGCCGGTGCAGGCATCCGGCTGGCCGCCGAGACCTGGGAATCCCTGTTCCGGGCCCAGGTCGCCGTCATGCGTCAACTGCAGGCAGCACCGGCTTTCAAGCAGCTCGCCCTGAATGAGTACGATGTCCTGTTCACGCTGTCCCGGTGCCCGTCGGGCTGGCTGCGGCTGAACGAACTCAATGACCATGTGCTCCTGAGCCAGTCGAGCCTCAGCCGGCTCGTGGAACGGCTCGAAAAGCGCGGCCTGCTGGAGCGGACGCCTTCACCGGAGGACGGACGCGGGATCCTGATCAGACTCACCGCGGAGGGCAGGGACCTGCAGAAGCAGATTGGCCGGGAACACGTCCGCGACATCGCGGACCTGGTTGTACCGGCTCTCACGGCCGCCGAGCAAAAGGAACTGCTGAAACTGACCGCGAAACTGCGCGCGTCTGTGGCGTCGCGCTGA
- a CDS encoding LLM class flavin-dependent oxidoreductase — translation MQIGVFSVSDITTDPTTGRTPSERERIKAAVAIARKVEEIGMDVFALGEHHNRPFFSSSPTTTLAYIAAQTERIILSTATTLITTNDPVKIAEDFAMLQHLSDGRVDLVLGRGNTAPVYPWFGKNIQDGIELAVENYSLLRRLWDEDTVNWSGKHRTPLENFTSTPRPLDGVAPFVWHGSIRTPQIAEVAAYYGDGFFANNIFWPKEHYQQLIGLYRERYEHYGHGTAAQAIVGLGGQFFMRKNSQDAINEFRPYFDNAPVYGHGPSLEDFTSQTPLTVGSPQEVIDKTLTFREFFGDYQRQLFLIDHAGLPLKTVLEQLDLFGEEVLPVLRREYAALTPAGIPAPPTHAGRVAASLAGSAANSTVSAELSPTGSREA, via the coding sequence ATGCAGATCGGCGTATTCAGCGTCAGCGACATCACCACAGACCCCACGACGGGACGAACCCCGTCGGAGCGTGAACGCATTAAGGCCGCCGTGGCGATTGCCCGCAAAGTCGAAGAAATCGGCATGGACGTCTTCGCCCTCGGCGAGCATCACAACCGGCCCTTCTTCTCCTCGTCGCCCACCACCACGCTGGCGTACATCGCGGCCCAGACCGAGCGCATCATCCTCTCTACGGCCACCACACTGATCACCACCAATGACCCGGTGAAAATCGCCGAAGACTTCGCCATGCTCCAGCACCTGTCCGACGGCCGCGTGGACCTGGTCCTGGGCCGCGGCAATACGGCGCCGGTCTACCCCTGGTTCGGCAAGAACATCCAGGACGGGATCGAACTCGCCGTCGAGAACTACAGCCTGCTCCGCCGGCTGTGGGACGAGGACACCGTCAACTGGTCCGGGAAACACCGCACACCGCTGGAGAACTTCACCTCCACCCCGCGCCCGCTCGACGGCGTCGCCCCCTTCGTGTGGCACGGCTCCATCCGCACGCCGCAGATCGCGGAGGTTGCTGCCTACTACGGCGACGGCTTCTTCGCCAACAACATTTTCTGGCCCAAAGAGCACTACCAGCAGTTGATCGGGCTCTACCGCGAACGCTACGAACACTACGGCCACGGCACGGCCGCGCAGGCCATCGTGGGCCTCGGCGGACAGTTCTTCATGCGCAAGAATTCCCAGGACGCGATCAATGAGTTCCGGCCGTACTTCGACAATGCCCCGGTCTACGGCCACGGGCCTTCGCTCGAGGATTTCACCTCGCAGACCCCGCTGACCGTCGGGAGCCCGCAGGAAGTCATCGACAAGACCCTGACCTTCCGGGAATTTTTCGGCGATTACCAGCGCCAACTGTTCCTCATCGACCACGCAGGACTGCCGCTGAAGACTGTGCTGGAACAACTGGACCTGTTCGGTGAAGAAGTCCTGCCGGTGCTGCGCCGGGAATACGCGGCCCTGACGCCCGCCGGGATCCCCGCGCCGCCCACCCACGCGGGACGCGTCGCCGCATCGCTGGCCGGGAGCGCGGCCAACAGCACGGTCTCCGCGGAGCTGAGCCCGACCGGCAGCCGGGAGGCGTGA
- a CDS encoding efflux RND transporter permease subunit, giving the protein MFRLAQLSLANRALIALVTVFASVFGVITMSSLKQELIPSVEFPQITVLSAMPGASPEVVDKQVSAPLETALNGVEGLESTSSTSRSGISQITMVFTYGSNLDRARNQIDRAISNTRQALPKDVQPQAIAGSISDFPIIFLAVSSDKPLSELNTDLARLSVPMLQKLDGVRGADVTGGASQYIRVLPRAADMAAAGAGIQAISTALTNNGSLIPAGTVEEQGRTLSLQIGSPVDSLDTVKSLPLAGTKAGATIGSVADVSIAEDTRTSITRTNGKETLALSVTKKPEGDTVAISQAVKDAIPQLEAELGANAKFTPIFDQAPFIEKSIKDLTTEGLLGLGFAVAVILVFLMSVRSTLVTAISIPLSLLITFIGLSVTGYSLNILTLGALTIAIGRVVDDSIVVIENIKRHLSYGEAKITAILTSIREVAGAITASTLTTVAVFLPIAFVAGLSGELFRPFALTVTIALLSSLLVALTIVPVLAYWFLKSPADSGISEAAARDIAAKAHAAEQRSRLQRSYLPVLTGTQRHPVITLVAAVLVLGGTAAMTPLLATDLLGSSGQNSMTVKQELPAGTSLSEANAAAIRVEGVLRTIDGVKDVQVTTGNAQSGFSALRSTGASNSSFTVVTDEKAKQSALQETVRTELAGLGDAGKITVGSQQGGFGTSSTVDITLRAATSADLKTANGAMVKAMTNVPGSNEVASNLAASQAVVQVKVDRAKAVAAGLNEDQVAGILASTISPIPAGTVRIGTDDFPVRIGEGTRFTSIGAVRDIPLPAAAGPVPLGSIATVEEVDVPVSITASNGQRTARVSVTPSGANLGAVSAEVQRRLAEVELPAGVTATIGGATTQQAESFAQLGLALLAAVAIVFVIMVAAFKSLIQPLILLVSVPFAATGAIALLLVTGVPLGLPSLIGMLMLVGIVVTNAIVLIDLINQYRQPRNGEPGMSVADAITHGARQRLRPILMTALATVFALTPMALGLTGGGGFISQPLAIVVIGGLISSTALTLVLVPVLYRLVEGRRERKTLRHPVPRRPRRARRARHAAPAVEDGFPDDLSEEAPVPSGSR; this is encoded by the coding sequence ATGTTCCGGCTCGCACAGCTCTCACTGGCTAACCGGGCGCTGATCGCGCTTGTGACCGTGTTCGCGTCCGTCTTTGGCGTCATCACGATGTCCTCGCTGAAGCAGGAGCTCATCCCGTCCGTCGAGTTTCCCCAGATTACCGTCCTCTCGGCGATGCCGGGGGCGTCACCGGAGGTTGTGGACAAGCAGGTCAGCGCCCCGCTGGAGACTGCCTTGAACGGCGTCGAAGGGCTGGAATCGACGTCGTCAACGTCGCGCAGCGGCATCTCACAGATCACCATGGTCTTCACCTACGGCTCCAACCTGGACCGCGCGCGAAACCAGATCGACCGTGCGATTTCCAATACCAGGCAGGCTCTCCCCAAAGACGTCCAGCCCCAGGCGATCGCCGGGAGCATCAGCGACTTCCCGATCATCTTCCTCGCGGTCTCGTCGGACAAGCCGTTGAGCGAACTCAACACCGATCTCGCCCGCCTCAGCGTGCCAATGCTGCAAAAGCTCGACGGCGTGCGCGGCGCAGACGTCACCGGAGGCGCCAGCCAGTACATCCGGGTCCTGCCCCGGGCCGCCGATATGGCCGCCGCCGGCGCCGGCATCCAGGCCATCAGCACCGCGTTGACCAATAACGGCTCGCTCATTCCTGCCGGCACCGTCGAAGAACAGGGCAGGACGCTCTCGCTGCAGATCGGCAGCCCGGTGGACTCCCTCGATACCGTCAAGAGCCTCCCGCTGGCCGGAACCAAGGCCGGGGCCACGATTGGAAGCGTGGCCGACGTCAGCATCGCCGAGGACACCCGCACCTCGATCACCCGGACCAACGGCAAAGAAACACTGGCCCTGTCGGTCACCAAAAAGCCCGAGGGCGACACCGTGGCGATCTCGCAGGCAGTCAAGGACGCCATCCCCCAGTTGGAGGCCGAGCTTGGCGCCAACGCCAAGTTCACCCCGATCTTTGACCAGGCACCGTTTATCGAAAAGTCCATCAAGGATCTCACCACCGAAGGGCTGCTGGGTCTTGGGTTCGCCGTCGCCGTGATCCTGGTGTTCCTGATGTCCGTCCGCTCGACCCTGGTCACGGCGATCTCCATCCCGTTGTCCCTGCTGATTACCTTCATTGGTCTCTCGGTCACCGGCTACTCACTGAATATCCTGACCCTCGGCGCGCTCACGATCGCTATTGGCCGCGTCGTGGACGACTCGATCGTGGTGATCGAGAACATCAAACGCCACCTGAGCTACGGCGAAGCCAAGATCACGGCAATCCTGACCTCCATCCGGGAGGTGGCCGGCGCCATCACCGCCTCCACCCTGACCACGGTGGCCGTCTTCCTGCCCATCGCTTTCGTCGCGGGACTTTCCGGCGAGCTGTTTCGTCCCTTCGCGCTCACCGTCACGATCGCCCTGCTCTCATCGTTGCTGGTCGCACTGACCATCGTGCCGGTGCTGGCGTACTGGTTCCTGAAGTCACCGGCGGACTCCGGTATTTCCGAGGCCGCCGCCCGCGACATCGCCGCGAAGGCACATGCGGCCGAACAGCGCAGCCGGCTGCAGCGCAGTTACCTTCCCGTCCTGACCGGGACCCAACGGCATCCGGTCATCACCCTCGTCGCGGCCGTCCTCGTCCTCGGCGGCACCGCCGCGATGACCCCGCTGCTCGCCACCGACCTGCTCGGCAGCTCCGGCCAGAACAGCATGACGGTGAAGCAGGAGCTGCCCGCGGGTACCAGCCTCAGCGAAGCCAACGCGGCGGCCATCAGGGTCGAAGGCGTGCTGCGGACCATCGACGGCGTCAAGGACGTCCAGGTCACCACCGGGAACGCCCAGTCCGGATTCTCTGCCCTGCGCTCCACCGGCGCCTCGAATTCCAGCTTCACCGTCGTCACCGACGAAAAAGCCAAGCAGTCCGCCCTTCAGGAAACGGTCCGGACCGAACTCGCCGGACTTGGCGATGCAGGCAAGATTACCGTCGGTTCCCAGCAGGGCGGATTCGGCACCTCGTCAACCGTGGACATCACGCTCCGCGCGGCAACCTCGGCAGACCTCAAGACTGCCAACGGGGCCATGGTCAAGGCGATGACCAATGTCCCCGGCAGCAACGAGGTCGCCTCCAACCTGGCCGCGAGCCAGGCCGTCGTCCAGGTCAAAGTGGACCGCGCCAAGGCCGTCGCGGCGGGCCTGAACGAGGATCAAGTGGCCGGCATCCTGGCCTCCACGATCAGTCCGATTCCGGCCGGAACCGTGCGCATCGGCACCGACGACTTCCCGGTCCGGATTGGCGAGGGGACCCGCTTCACCAGCATCGGTGCCGTCCGGGATATCCCGTTGCCGGCCGCGGCCGGCCCGGTCCCGCTGGGCAGTATCGCCACCGTCGAAGAAGTTGACGTCCCCGTCTCGATCACGGCCAGCAACGGGCAGCGCACCGCCCGGGTCTCCGTCACGCCGTCGGGCGCCAATCTCGGCGCGGTGAGCGCCGAAGTGCAGCGCCGGCTCGCGGAGGTCGAACTGCCGGCCGGCGTGACAGCCACGATTGGCGGTGCCACGACGCAACAGGCGGAGTCCTTTGCGCAGCTGGGGCTGGCTCTGCTCGCCGCCGTCGCGATCGTCTTCGTGATCATGGTGGCCGCCTTTAAGTCCCTCATCCAGCCGCTGATCCTGCTGGTGTCCGTGCCCTTCGCAGCGACCGGGGCCATCGCGCTCCTGCTGGTGACCGGCGTGCCGTTGGGGCTGCCCTCCCTGATCGGCATGCTGATGCTGGTGGGCATTGTGGTGACCAACGCGATCGTGCTGATTGACCTCATCAACCAGTACCGCCAGCCCCGCAACGGCGAGCCCGGGATGAGCGTGGCGGATGCCATCACCCACGGCGCACGGCAGCGCCTCCGACCGATCCTGATGACGGCGCTGGCCACGGTGTTCGCCCTGACGCCGATGGCGCTGGGCCTGACCGGCGGCGGCGGGTTCATCTCCCAGCCGCTGGCGATCGTGGTGATCGGCGGGCTGATCTCCTCGACCGCCCTGACCCTGGTCCTGGTTCCCGTGCTGTACCGGCTCGTGGAGGGCCGCCGGGAGCGCAAAACGCTGCGCCACCCAGTCCCGCGGCGGCCGCGGCGGGCGCGGCGGGCGCGGCACGCCGCTCCGGCGGTTGAGGACGGATTCCCCGACGATCTGTCCGAAGAAGCCCCGGTCCCCAGCGGCTCCCGCTGA